The region GGACACCCCCAGTTCCGCCCGGTACACCAGCAGCATCGGGGCGAACTGGTTCGCACCCCAGCCGACTGCCGCCAGGGCCAGACCGACCGCCGGCCACTCCCGCGGGCCCGGGCCGTCCGCCGTCCTGCCTTGCCGTCGGAAAATGTCATCCGCGGTCGGGAGCTGTCCTGTCATGGCAGCCAATGGTGGCGACGACCAGGTGCCAACGGACAGTGGCTGGAACGCCAACATGCGTACAATTCCGGACATGGCATCGGTCGCACTGGCCATCACCGAGGGGATGTCGCTGTTCGAAATCGCCATCCCGTGCGCGGTCTTCGGCGCACCGAAGCCGCACGCGGCCCAGAGCTGGTACGAGTTGACCGTCTGCGCCGCGTCCGGTGCGCCGGTGGGAACCTGGTTCCGCGCCGAGACGCGGCACGGACTGGACGAGTTGGCGGCTGCCGACACCGTCGTCGTGCCCGCCTGCGACGAAGCCATCGAGGCCGCACCCGCCGACCTGGTCGAGGCCGTGCAGGTCGCGCACGGGCGAGGGGCGCGTGTCGCCTCCATCTGCACCGGCGCCTTCGTGCTGGCCGCCGCGGGCCTGCTCGACGGGCGGCGGGCCACCAGCCACTGGATGTACGCCGAGCGTCTGGCCGAGCGGTACCCCCGCGTCGATGTCGACCCGAGCGTGCTCTACATCGACGACGGGGACGTGCTCACCTCCGCCGGGCAGGCCGCCGGAATCGACCTCTGCCTGCACCTGGTCCGGGCCGACCACGGCGCGGCGGTCGCCAACGCCCTGGCACGACGGCTCGTGGTCTCCCCGCATCGCGAAGGCGGTCAGGCGCAGTTCATCGCCAACCCGCTACCGGCCCGCGACGGACGTGGGCTCAGCGCGCTGCTGGACTGGGCGATGGACCACCTCCACGAGCCGCTGACCGTCGCCGACCTCGCCCGTCAAGCGAACACGAGCCCCCGCAACCTCGGCCGCCAGTTCCTGTCCGCGACCGGAACCAGCCCCCTGCGATGGCTGCTGGCCCAACGAATGCGCCGGGCCCAGGAACTTCTCGAAACGACCGATGCCGGCATCGACCAGATCGCCGAGCGCGTGGGTCTCGGTACCGCGGCCACCCTTCGCCGCCACTTCAACAGAACCATCGGTGTCTCACCCACCGCCTACCGGCGCGGGTTCCGCGAATAGCCGGAGACACCGGGGAGCCCGGACGCGGCCGTCCCGACGGGGTGCCACTACGTGATACACGCAGCGCCCCTGATCAACCGCGCGTGCAGGTGGAGGTTCCCCGCGGTGCGGTGCGTCGGTCTCGCCGCGAAGCGACTGTGCGAGGCGCACGGCGCGGGTGGCGCCGCTGTGCAATGAGACCGGTGACAGCGGAGTGATCAGCCCCTACGCTGCGCATCGGTAGCGCCCTACGCGCCACACCCATCGCCGGTCCCGGCGCGATGGTGTGAGCAGCCGGGGTGCGGCGCTCGCTTGCTGCGGAAGGTCTCATGTGGTGATTTCGGCGAAGACCTGCTTCCTCGCACCGAGCGCGGCGCGCGTGTACGACTTCCTCCTCGGCGGCAAGGACCATTACGCCGTCGACCGCGAGGTGGCCCAGCAGTTCCTGGCCGTCGCCCCGGACGCCGGGCGGGCGGCGCTGGCCAACCGGGCCTTCGTGCGGCGAGCAGTGCGCCACCTGGTCGCCGACGCCGGGATCCGGCAGTTCATCGACCTCGGCGCGGGGCTGCCGGCGCGGGGCAACGTGCACGAGATCGCGCACTCCTTCGATCCGGGCGCCCGCGTCGTCTACGTCGACAACGACCCCATGGTCGTCGCCCACAGCCGCGCGCTGCTGGCCGACGACGCCACCACAACGGCCGTCCACGCCGATGTCGTGCGCCTCGAGGAGATCGTGGGCGACCCGGAGGTCCACCGGTTCATCGACTTCGACGAACCCGTGGGAATCCTGCTGTTCGCCGTCCTGCACCACGTGCGCGACGAGGACGACCCGGCGGGCGTCACCGCCACCCTGCGCCGCGCCCTCCCGTCCGGCAGCCACCTCGCGCTTTCGCACTTCCACAACCCCGCGCAGGCCGACCCGGAAGTCGCCAGCCAGGCCGAGACCAGCGAGAAGCTGTTGAGCGACGCCCTCGGGACCGGGCGCTGGCGCTCGCGCGCGGAGATCCTCGACTTGCTCGCCGGCTTCGACGTCCTCCAACCCGGCGTGGTGCCGCTGGCCGACTGGCGTCCCGACCCTGCCGACCCGTCGCCGTCGCTGGACCTGATGCACCACCAGTTCCTCGGCGCCGTCGCCCGCAAACCCTGACAACGCCCGCGCTCGAACGGACTTCGGCCTCGGATGGCCGTGCGCGACCGACGGTCGAGTCCGCGGTCGTCGCTGCGGGCGGACTCCGGTGCGCTGGTCATACACGCGCAATCGTCCACACCACGCGAGCGCATCGGCGAGTCGGGCGCGCACATCGTCCCGCCTATGCAGCGTGCACGTCGGCGACGGTCCGGGTGTGCAGTCCGACCACTGACATGAAGTGATCAAGCCCTTACGGTGTGCGGTGACCGCACAGCCCCGGCCGAGAGGGGACAAGTCATGGCTTCGTCGGTCGGTGTCGACGACTACGCGCTGACCCGAGTCCCGGACCGCGCCCGCTACTCGTGGTGGTCGGTCGCCGTGCAGCGGTTCGGCCAGGTCTCGGCGCTCAGCCAGTTCCTGCTCGGCGCCACCCTCGGTTTCGGCATGGACTTCTGGCAGGCGTTGCTGGCGCTGACGCTCGGCGCGGTGGTCCTGGAGCTCGTCGCGATCCTCGTCGGGGTGATCGGCGTCCGCGAGGGCCTGTCGACCTCGATGCTCGCCCGCTGGACCGGGTTCGGCCGGGCGGGATCGGCGCTGATCGGCCTGGCCATCGCGATCAGCCTGATCGGCTGGTTCGGCATCCAGTCCGCGGTGTCGGCACGCGGGCTCGTGACGCTGGTCGGAGGGCTGCCCGAGTGGGTGTGGTCGCTGGCGTTCGGCCTGCTGGTGACCGCGATCGTGCTGCGCGGCTTCCGGTCGATGGCCTGGACCGCCTACCTGACGGTGCCCGCGTTCCTGGTGCTGATCGCCTGGTCGGTCGGCTCCGAACTGCTGCGCCACGACCTCGGCGCGCTGATGGCCTCGGCGCCGCCCGGCCCGCGGCTTTCGCTGCTGGAGGGCACAACGCTCGTCGCGGGCGGGTTCATGGTCGGCGCGCTGATCACACCTGACATGACGCGGTTCAACCGCAGCACCTCCGACGTGGTCAAGCAGACGCTGATCGGCATCACGCTCGGCGAGTACGTCATCGGGCTGTCCGGGGTGCTGCTGGCGCATGCAGCCGGTACCGACGACGTCACCGCGATCATCACCTCGTCGGTGGGCTGGGTCGGGATCCTGGTGATCCTGCTCGGCACCGTGAAGGTCAACGACTGGAACCTGTACTCGTCGGGGCTGGGCCTGGTGAACTTCGTCGGCACGGTGTTCGGCAAGCAGCTCAACCGGGGCGTGGCCACGGCGGTGTTCGGCGTCATCGGCAGCGCGCTGGCCGCGGCCGGAATCCTGGAGCAGTTCAGCGGGTTCCTCACCGTGCTCGGCGTGGTGTTCCCGCCCATCGGCGGAATCATGGTCGCCGAGTACTTCGTGGTGCGGCGCTGGCGCCGCGAGCTCGACGAGTCCCGGTCGCGCGGCACCGTGCCCGAAGAGGCACCGAACTGGGTTCCCGCGACGCTGGTGATCTGGGTGGTCTCCGCCCTGGTCGGCGGGCTCGTCGGAATCGGGCTGCCGAGCCTGAACTCGCTGCTGCTCGCGTTCGTGCTCTACGCGGTCGCCGGGAAGCTGGGGCTGGTCCACGGCGTCGGGGGCAAGCCGTCGGCCACCGACCTGGCCCGGACCACCTGATCGAGACAAGGGGAGACCACAAGTGCGTATCGGCATCGACGTCGGGGGAACCAACACCGACGCGGTCCTGCTCGACGGGGCCCACGTGTTGGCAGCGGTGAAGGTGAGCACCACGGAGGACGTGACCTCCGGCATCGTGTCCGCGATCGACGGACTGCAGCACCAGCACGCGTTCGACCCGGCCCAGGTGCAGGCCGTGATGATCGGTACGACCCACTTCATCAACGCCCTGGTCGAGGCCCGGCGGCTCGCGCCGACCGCGGCGGTGCGGCTCAGCCTGCCCGCCGGCCGTTCGCTGCCGCCGATGGTGAGCTGGCCGGAGCGCCTGGTCGACGCGGTGGCCGGGCGCAGCTACCTGTGCCACGGCGGGCACGAGTTCGACGGCAGGCACATCTCCGACCTCGACGAGGACGAGCTGCGCAAGGCCGCCGACGACATGGGCCGCGCCGGGACCCGCAGCGTCGCGATCACCTCTGTGTTCTCCCCGGTGAACCACGAGTTCGAGCAGCGCGCGGCGGAGATCATCGCCGCCGAGCTGCCGGACGTGGCGATCTCGCTGTCCCACGAGATCGGCCGGATCGGGCTGCTGGAGCGGGAGA is a window of Saccharopolyspora erythraea NRRL 2338 DNA encoding:
- a CDS encoding helix-turn-helix domain-containing protein encodes the protein MASVALAITEGMSLFEIAIPCAVFGAPKPHAAQSWYELTVCAASGAPVGTWFRAETRHGLDELAAADTVVVPACDEAIEAAPADLVEAVQVAHGRGARVASICTGAFVLAAAGLLDGRRATSHWMYAERLAERYPRVDVDPSVLYIDDGDVLTSAGQAAGIDLCLHLVRADHGAAVANALARRLVVSPHREGGQAQFIANPLPARDGRGLSALLDWAMDHLHEPLTVADLARQANTSPRNLGRQFLSATGTSPLRWLLAQRMRRAQELLETTDAGIDQIAERVGLGTAATLRRHFNRTIGVSPTAYRRGFRE
- a CDS encoding SAM-dependent methyltransferase; its protein translation is MISAKTCFLAPSAARVYDFLLGGKDHYAVDREVAQQFLAVAPDAGRAALANRAFVRRAVRHLVADAGIRQFIDLGAGLPARGNVHEIAHSFDPGARVVYVDNDPMVVAHSRALLADDATTTAVHADVVRLEEIVGDPEVHRFIDFDEPVGILLFAVLHHVRDEDDPAGVTATLRRALPSGSHLALSHFHNPAQADPEVASQAETSEKLLSDALGTGRWRSRAEILDLLAGFDVLQPGVVPLADWRPDPADPSPSLDLMHHQFLGAVARKP
- a CDS encoding purine-cytosine permease family protein, which encodes MASSVGVDDYALTRVPDRARYSWWSVAVQRFGQVSALSQFLLGATLGFGMDFWQALLALTLGAVVLELVAILVGVIGVREGLSTSMLARWTGFGRAGSALIGLAIAISLIGWFGIQSAVSARGLVTLVGGLPEWVWSLAFGLLVTAIVLRGFRSMAWTAYLTVPAFLVLIAWSVGSELLRHDLGALMASAPPGPRLSLLEGTTLVAGGFMVGALITPDMTRFNRSTSDVVKQTLIGITLGEYVIGLSGVLLAHAAGTDDVTAIITSSVGWVGILVILLGTVKVNDWNLYSSGLGLVNFVGTVFGKQLNRGVATAVFGVIGSALAAAGILEQFSGFLTVLGVVFPPIGGIMVAEYFVVRRWRRELDESRSRGTVPEEAPNWVPATLVIWVVSALVGGLVGIGLPSLNSLLLAFVLYAVAGKLGLVHGVGGKPSATDLARTT